Part of the Suncus etruscus isolate mSunEtr1 chromosome 20, mSunEtr1.pri.cur, whole genome shotgun sequence genome, tgcaTCGAATGGATAGTTGGTTTGGGAAAAGGTAGAGAATTACTCTTTCCCTCATTCCAGTTCCTCAGCTGGAACACTATTACATTATGATTACTTTTTGAAATTACCTTCCTCTTTTCATAACTATGAGTGAAAGTATACACTTCTGTATGCAGCTCTCCATAGCAGTTCCCCGTGGCACTTACCGAGTTAGGTCTGGCTCTGGGAGCGGATTAGAGAGCAGCTGATTGAGGTACAGCCCCATCTGCAGACAGCACTGCCACTGACAGAAGGCATGACACACACTTAGGTCCAGCTTCTCGCCCCGCCAGGCCCGAGCCTTCACACTCTGCAGCTCTGAGTACAGTTTCTTAGCACCATCTTCAGGTAGCATGGACTCACCTGGAGAACAAGATACAACAGAGAGAGGAGCCCCAAAAGTATTATATAAGACTTTAAGCTTTAAATGAGTCCATTATATccattatactggcaggcctgggagtaaagggtggtggtataggatatattctaggaacattggtggaaggaggttgacacttgtggtgggaCTGACCCTGATTCAGTTGTCTGAAAAACCAACTGTGAAGGAATTTgtcaatcacaatggtttcaatggttcacacacacacacacacacacacacaccctttatttggtcagttaaaaaaaaagaatggggtggggggcccaaacagtactcagggcatacacctggctttgtgcacagGGTTTAGGGAACCAGAAgggtgccgaggattgaacctacatcagccacgtgcaaggccttatccactgtataaAACATGAACTCTTACACACATGAACATTTTAAACCACCCAAATAGTTTTGTCTTCTGGCTTTTATTTACTGTGCAAATTTCAGTATTACAGCCTTGCCATAGATGCTGAAATCTTGGTACTGAGATGCTTTTTTTGTGAGAATCTAACTATTCAACTCCAAATTActtttggtttcatttatttgggttttgatgccaggaattgagcccaggacctcacacaagGAAAACATGCTCTGCATTGACGTGACATCcttctcttttaaaataacttttacacCCCCTTCCCATTGTTGCCAGTGACCTACTACTACATGTCCTCAGAAACATCAGCACTCTTCCAAACCCCAAATCTCTATGAAAATAACAACATGATCCtattaagtattcttttttttattttaattttaaaatcattatgaTTTATTATGATTCATAAACAAATTTACTGAACAAATCATTGAGTGTCTTAACAGCTATTAAGTATTCTTGCCGTTCTTTCACTAAACTTGCTTTCATGGAGACCCTGATTCTATAATGTCCTTAAAGtcggttttatatatatatatatacatatgattcTATGATGTCCTTAAAGtcggttttatatatatacatatgattcTATGATGtccttatatatatttaatatatatatttaatatatatgtaaatatatatatatatatatatatattttgcattgtttcattttgtttctgtgccataccttgcagtgctcatagcttactccaggcctttcctttagaaattactactggcagtgctcagtgttggGTCATTTTTCCAGTTCACTTGTTTTACCAGCTACATTTCAGAGCACAATAGCCAATAGCATTTGCTGCAGTGAAGATGTTCTGCATCTGTGCTGTAGAAGCCCTTGCCACACGGGGCTACCTGCACTGGTGTGTGCGAATATAACAGGGACATTGTATTTCCAACTTAACTTTAGACAGCGACCCGGGACCAGGAGCTGTTGGGTCATATTGGTGAAGAGCAAATGTGATGATTTGTGTGATGACTTGAGAGTTTAGATGGTGTGAAAACTTAAGTTTCAATAGTAGTATGGACAATTAtaatctttatttcctttcattttatttggaggCTAAGTCTGGCAGTGCCGGAGTCATTCTTGGGGAAAACATATTATGCCTGGGGCTTCTATCTCTATAGACCAgcacttagaattttttttgcttttgggccacacccagcagcactcaggggttactcctggcaggctccggggaccaaatgggaaaccggggaatcaaaccaggtccgttctgggtcggccacgtgcaaggcaaacaccttactgttgtgTATCACTCTGTTCCCACttagaatttttaaagataatagttCCATTAGGGAATCTTAGTGCTCCAGTCAGTAagcttttattttaccttttatatTGCAGGGCAAGTGGCCTCGAAGCCTATTTCTTTTTCCATCCAGTCTTTCTCAAACTGGATAATTCTGCTCTGGCTAGATAATACCCCCCTGGCTAGGGGGCATCAATTTATGGACTTAGGGTAGATTTTCTGAACCTTTCCTTTTTCTGAAAAAGAGGGGGCAAATAAGTTTAGGAACTGCTGCTTGAATGGAGAAGTTCTGTTTTTACCTTCACTACTGCCAAACCAATTGAAACTTAAATAGTGGAAAGATAGAAAGTAACGAGCACAAATGTTTCCTGTTTCTACATGTGATACCAATATTtccagtaaatttttatttatgttgctGGAGGTGCACAGTGTGGACACCTTAAGTGTCTctgaagtgcttgccttgcatgtagcagacctggatttgatccctggcatcccatacggttcccccaagTAATAGGAGGAGTAATTCCGGAGtgcagaaaagcaaaacaaaacaaacaaacgaaaaaaaaaacccagcatacCCTGGGATTCCCAACACCTACCAGGGTTGTCAAGTGTGGCCTGCACGGGCCCCAGCAGCATCCCCAACAACAGGGCTTGTAGGTAGTGGAGCTGAACCTTGACCTCGGGCTGCTGCAGCCAGTAGCAGGTGACAGCTATGGGCAACTTGAGCAGAGCAGGGATTGGCTCCAGGACGGTCTGTTCTACCTGCAGAGTTTCTAACAAAAGCATCCACCGTCTAGCCAAAGAGAGCTGAAAAGGCAGATCAGACATCCTGCAGGTCAGTTTCTCCTTTTGAAAAATTAACTTTGAGAGGCAAAGACCAGAACAGAGAGTAATACAAGTCAAATTGTTGTGCCAGTTTCTGACCTTTGTGTGTAAAAGGCCTTTAGAACGTGATTTGTGTGTTCACATGGGTGAGATGGCGGACTGGGTGTCACAGCAGCTCCTACCCAGTCCTCATTCATACCCTACCATCAGTGTCAGCTCCAGGTCACCTGGTCCTGCCCCCTACATTGAGATTCAGTAAACCCAAGGAAAGCACAATAATCTGTATTTCAATAATCTCTTATTGGAGAAACATAACATTCATGCTCTACCTTCTCACCAGCAACTACTCCCCAGAAGGCATGGTGAGGGCACAGGCCAACTTATCTGCACCTGCTGGTTTGGGTTCTGGCTTGTATCCCTTCCTAGGTGAATGCTAGATGGTCTTTGTGTTCTCCCACGAGGGACTGTGCTGGTCCTGGGGTAGGCTGCAGGGTAAATGACGGTGATGACAAGAGAAGTGGCGTATTTAAGTTAAGGGCCATCGACATTAGGCTTGCAGGTGTTGTGAATGACAAATGTCAGGAagcagccagagagatggtatgggGCTAAGGTGCTGGCTTTGTCACTGCCAAACCtgattggtttgatccctggcaccaaacaatggtctcctgaacactgccaggagtgatcccagagcacacaGCTAGAAGTAagctcagcaccaccaggtaagaCACCAAATCcccccataaaatttttttttaaatgttggaacTTCTAAACCCAAGGGGTCTTTCAGGAGACACTCCCCCCCACCACCATAAAGTGAAGACTATTAAAAGGGAGACCTGCAAGAGCACTTTATGGTAGAACtttaaaaagggaaggaaaaaagttgTATTCTAGTATCTACACATACCCAGAAAACAATCTTTCTGGAAGGATAATGTTGATGGCATATTTCTTAGTATTTAACACCTAGTTtggagtatgtgtgtgtgcgttgACACCTGATAAAAGAGAGATTTGTCTAAAATAAAGTGGCATATTTGACAAGGGAATTTCTTCTGTGCATGAGACCAacatgataaataatatttttattcgtCTTATGCTATGTTAAGTTCTTAAGTTGGAAACAAAATAGTTAACAAAATATAATCATCCCTTTGGAAAAATGGtactaattaaatattttttaaaaaaacatttttatgaattaaaCTGGTAGAAAATGCATGTAAAACTGAGACAACACCTGGATTCTTTTAGAATATTATTGAACTATCTAGACACATTGTGGAGTTGAGGCTGGGACTTAAGAGATGTTCTGTTTATAGGGCTGAAGCAAGAGTATATACACTGGGTAGGGCTCTTGCagttaacccaggttccatccccagcacctgaatttgccaggagtgatctctgagcagagagccaggagtaagccttgaacatcattggttgtggtccaaaaccaaaccaaaagagaaaCAAGGGTCGCTTTCTCTAACTGTAGCCATGCATAAGTTGCTGGGGTTTTTGAATGTCACCATCTGCCAGGAgaatattaaatgaatattaaaatgaaCTACACAGAACATATTATGGAATCTGTTCATAGCCTCCTCCAAAAAAATGTagacataaatatatatctatagacatatgtacatatatacatgtgtgtatgtgtatgtgtgtatatatatatatacacacatacacacacatatggtttgggggactatatgggacaccagggatagaactgaggtctgtcctagatcagcctcaggcaaggtaaacaccctcccactgtgccaCGCTGGAGCCCCATAGCCTCCTTCTAAAAGCTCAGGCTCCGCACAGCATATAGGCCTTCAGTGGGTTCGGCTTTATTCCCAGAAGGGGAAGGAATGTAGGAGCTTGCAGGAAAAGCTCCCTTAGAGGCAGGGGGTGTCCAGAGAGAAGCTGTCTGGGCAATATCTAACCTCCCCTGCAAAACAGTCCACTTCCATATCTCCTGACAGTTAACCTCTCTTGTGGGTGACCCAGAGGGGTGCTCTATCCTTACCATCCAATATAGAGAAAAACAAGTGAGCAGATTTTATCACACTAACTTTCCGTATCTGCATTCTTTGGAATCTCATTCGCATCTTATTAATCTAGAATGGTCACAGGCTTATCAGAGGCAACACTGCACTAAATACAGTTTTTAATCAGTTTATGAGAAGAGGAGATAAAATTCTACCTCAGCCCAGagcacatttaaatatttaactctGCTTTGAAGAGAAAGCAGGGTGTAAAAACAGGTGAGATCCTCAGTGACtcaaatggatttttattttagggtaAAAATGTGTCCTGATTccaatatacacacacacattaatgCACATCCCTCCATCTGCCATGCGATTATAGATCTCaccataaaaagttaaaaaaaaaatcatttcatgaCCTTGAGTtaggaaacatttttttcaagtagGTCACACAAAGGATAGTCAAAATGTTTTGATGACAAAAATATGCTGTAAGAATCCACAGAATGGGGGGGGAGTGAGAATATTTACTTACAGCATTTGTAATAGAAACAGACACAAAAGAAGAATGtgctttgaataaaaattttcataagtGACACAAGAACACCTAAAACGATATTCATTCAAGTAATTCTTTAGAAAAACGCAAATCATCACAACCAGAACTATagcatgccttgcacatagcaaacctgggttcaatccccggcatcccatatggtcctgggtctgccgctgggtatgacccaaaaacaaaaattcaaatcatCCCACAAGATGGCTGAAATTATGCTACTATTCAACCATTTgggtagaaaaaaattttaaggggccaaagtgatggcacagcatgtgaacatttgccttgcatgtggctgacccggatttgatatctgagtttgatccctggcatcgcatattgTCCATTCCCCTTatccaccaggagttatttctgagtggagagccaggaggaacccctgaacgctgctgggtgtgaccccaaaacaaaaacaaaatttttaagatcgtaaatactagaaaaaaaatcctctggCATATTCCCTACCACAGTGAGAAACACCTACTTGCAGCAACATTAGTGAATATCAAACATCACCTTGAGTACAAGAAGCATAGGATTCATACAGGataatccttttttaaattttttcttttggaccacactcaatgACGcacatggattattcctggctctgcactcaaatgcTAAAGGCacaatatggaatgttggggattaaacttgggttgggcttatgcaaggcaagcaccctaccctatgTACATCAGTCAGGCTCTGTAGAAAAGCATCTTTTCAAGACTAAAAATCAGTTAAAACTATTGAATGCTGTTAATCAGTGCTGTTGTGATGGGTTGAGACTGGTAGGGACTGTAACCAAACAGGGAAATTTTCTGGGGTTTCGAGAATAGGTTTACCTCTGTTCTTCACACTGACTGATCAAGAGGATTCTCCTAGCTGTACTTACTACAGAGAGGGATGAAATGAAGAAGCCAGAGAATACTGTCAAGGTAATACATTCATGGATGCAAACATcaaaactcaatttttaaaaactcctTCCCAAAAACTGTGCATTTTATCATACAATTATTCCTCAAGAAAATTATAGAAGAAACTGATAATAAATCCAACCCTCTGgcgctggagcggtggcgctagaggtaaggtgtctgccttgcaagcgctagcctaggagggactgcgattcaatccactggcatcccatatggtccccctcccaagccagtagcgatttctgagcacttagccaggagtaacccctgagcgtcaacaggtgtgggacatcccccaaaaagaaatccaACCCTCCAACAGCACTATGTTATGAACAGAAATGTAATTTCAGCCAAACacagtatttttacatttttggctTTGGGACTACATGCAGTGATGCTCACTTCTTGGGGGGCAGGACCATGCagtacctggaatcaaacccaggccaccaGCATGCAAAGGTGTCTCTGCCccaaaggttattttttttcttctagtttttgggccatacccagaggtgctaagggcttactcctggctctgtgcttggggatcacttctgattAACTTGTTCTGGGGAGAGAACCCAGGCCACTAGCctagtaccctacctgctgtaccatatctctggccccaaaacattgCTCTTTAGAATGCCCCTAACTTCAGTTTAATTGATGAGGGTGAAATTGCATAATAAATCCATAAATCTTTAACCTATGCTCAAAACCAGTTGGCTTCAAATTCTGGAAATCAAACATTAACTCTGGAAAGTACATCAACAAGACAATGGTGAGATGGTAAGGcagttaccttgcatgtgtccctttccatgcccccccccccacccgcaGTCTCATTTGTGGTTCACTAAGAATAActagaaatagtccctgagcaccaccagatatggtcttCCTACCCCCAAGCCCCCAAtaaactttttggtttttgagccatacccggtggcactcgcgttacttctggctctgcgctcagaaattactcctggcaggctcaggggaccatatgggatgccgggattcgaaccaccgtctgtcctgggtcagctgcgtgcaaggcaaatgccttactgctgtgctctctcttcgggCCCCAAGCCcccaataaaattaaagaaactttaTAACCTGTAGTGTGCTGTATAAAGCCTTGACAACAAGCATTTCAAGCACTTACCTCCACCAATCTGCTTAAGTCAGAATACTCCTCGGGCAGCACAGCTGGCCCCAAAACTGACAATTTGATATTCCTATTGATCCTTTCCACCTCACTGCATGCCAAGGTCTTAGGAGGCGAGGCACCCTGTGGCTTGCAGAAAAGAAGACCATAGATGGTTTGCCGGATGGACTGAGAGACCTTGTGGGCATTTTCGCGCTGCGTGTTTTCCACTTGTGGTTGAAGGAAGGTCCGTCTCAGCACCAGAGCATCGCTGATGAAAGGTGCCAGCTGGCCTTTGGCCAGAGCCGCCAGGACCCAGTTGGGCAACCCCAGGGCCTGGGCCTCAGGGCAGGTGTAAGTGCCATCCTGGAAGAAGTCCTGGAGCCGCACTGGTGATTGCTGGTATTCTTCCATGGACCTGCAGAGCAGTTTCTTCACATGCTCCCGATCCTTCTTTGGCAGCGTTTTAAGGACAGTGTCTAGTGCTATGGTAGGGTCCACAAATTGTGACAGCCAGTTCAGAACTGCCAGAATGCGCTGGTGCTTCCTCCCCTTGGGAGAGCCAAGGGAAAAGTGGCCTTTACTGAACTTGGTCTCCAGGACAGGGAGCCTGACGTGGTCATTACCGCACAGCACCccaaagagagggaggagggctCTGTTGATGGTGAAGCAATGGCAGAATGCGTTCACAGAGAACCATTTGGCTGGGATATAGTAGTCTCGGGTGTTCTTGATGGAGTTCATATTTGTCCACTGAAAGCTATTCAGTGGGAAAAATCCAGTTTTCAAGTCAGAAATGAAAAAGTCACTATCGGATGATAATACCGGGCAATTCCAATGATTAGCAAGGGTCATGATGTCTCTATCTGCTTCTGAGAAGCACTGGATAAATGGGACCTGAAGCTTGATCAAAACCTGAATGAACACCTCCCGGATGAGGAGGGGGCCCACGCACTGTCCCCTACCCACAGACAGCATATGAGCCGCCTGAACCTTCTCTCTGACCCGATCCATCAGAGTCAAGAGCTTTTTATCAGAAGGGTCACAGCCCCCATCTAACACCACGTACGGATAGATATGGCACGTAAACAGCGATTCAAAAAAATCTTGCACAACATCTGCGAAAGAATCATAGTCCCCTCCGTATTGGAGCTCCAAGTGGGAACTGAAGCAGAGTCGGTAGAAGAGAGAGTAGCCATCGATGATGAGTTTTGAATTCCAAAACTTCACATCCGTGAACAACTCGTTACTGTGATCCTCCACAAAACTCGTTAATCCTCGGATCCCCATGGCGATGCCACTTGGAAGAAGTGCCTGCTTTAAGACAAAGGAACACATTTTAAATTGATGCTGGTTACAGAATTACATAGTTCATTGCTTATTGCTTacagcagtggttctcaaatagtggggtgcgtcCCCCAGAGGGGGCaagaggctctgtaaaggggggtgcgtttgacctcagcaaacttgtgtcataataagctaagccctgtgtgttcatgtctctatttctctggagctgagagttgctgtgtcctgcttcaaaccccacttcgaaaagctatgcattgcaaaacatgctcattattgccattcatccagacaacacctctgattaaaaaatcagctcaaattattttatatatatatattgcaggttaaagttttttttaataaagaaactatttacagtcgcatggggggtgcgaaaaatgttttcttcttcctaggggggcatgacaaaaaataattgagaagcactggcttacAGCAACATCCAATCAACAAAGCAAGGGCTGTGAATGACTTTTTTTGAGTAAATTAATGccttttatgtgtcagcatactTCAGTTCATACCTAGATCCTTAGGAAATAACAACCAGCAGAGCGCCTGCTAGTTCTTTGGCTTTGCATGTGTGTTGTAAGGCAGAAGACTGGTCTCATGTTCTGGGGTCAGATGAGAAGTTGCTGATGcttctaaagagaaaataaagaggacACTGAAACAATAATACAGAACTTACGTGGACTCTGAATTTTTGTTCTGGtatggggccatacccagcagtgctcagggattagttactTTCGGCtctgtgtcagggatcactcctggtgtgttaGATATGAAGAAATGCAGGAGATATGTGTTCACTCTTATCTGTCACCTCAGCAGCAGAAGATAATCTAGACTTTTGCTAACAGCAGCTCCAGGTTCCTTAGATAAGTACCCGCCCAACCCAGTTAGCATGATAAGCAAAAGCCTGTGAAAGTTTGCCCTTCTTCCCGTGTTTACTCGTTCTAAATAATACTATATGTGAAGGACAAGGAGGGCTTTCAGTTCACAAGGCTTGTTAACCCTCGGACCCTGTACTTTGCTCTTATgtctatcttgttttctttttctgcttctttttatctatcttgttttcttaatcctcttaACGCCCCTGCTTCAGGCCTGTTTACCCAGGGCTGATCCCTGGGTTCTCGCACCTTCTTCTAATCCTTCAGTGCCCTTGTGCCAAACatggaattattattattgttattattattattattgaattaaCTTTGATCTTAAAGAGAATGGCATAAAATTTATTGTTCATTTCTGACTTTGGGGACGTCCCTTTGCACTTGAACCTGAAATCCTCCACTGTTTCAGCCCCATTTCTGCCCATAACCTGaaaagacatatatatttttttctttttaatttttattttgaccaaagtggtttacaaatctttcacagtaattttttaggtacatagtgacattgaatcaggggcattcccaccaccgatgttgtcctccctccacccctgttcccagcatgccatcCCCTATACCCTCCTTTACCTCCAgggttgctagtataaatggtcccctctgtgcacttacgttttttgttttgttttggggccacacccagcggctctctggggttactcctgactctgcactcagaaatcacgtctATCATAtgtatgctggggatcgaactcggattgaccacgtgcaaagcatgctattgctccggcccctgtacttaTTTCTTTACAAATCTATTCTATAAAGACTTTCTTACTTGCAGAGACCGCTGTCAACTTGAGCTAATCACAATGCACTGTAGGATTCTGCCATAAATGcatatggtggtggtggtggtggtggtggggtaatGGGGTGGGGAAGTGGAGAAAGACCAGCCAGGGATTTGATCTCAATTCTCAAGCACAACACACCATGAGCAACCGGGGTACACGCTTAATCTACAAGTCCGGttctccccaaaacaaagcccTGTAGTAGCCACGCGCCCAGGTAGCCCCGCGAGCGGCCGAACTTACAGAATGGGAATGCAACCGAGTGGATGTTCGCGGATCTTACATCACAAAGAGGAATCCCAAAACACCAGGACGAGACCTCACTCCGGAACGCCCGCTGCAAAACCGGAAGTGTACATCTCGCGGGATTCTGTTTGTTTAACCGAGCCTTGGCCAATTGGATCCGCTGTCTTGGGAGTCCCCGCCCACGACGGTCAGAAATCACGCCCCGACTTCCCGGCAGGCTCCGCGCCGCCTCCTTGGCAACGACGCCAAACAACCGGAAGCCACCCAGCTGGGGAGAGCAATCATGTCCCACCTAGGCTTCATTTCCAGGTGGGGCTCAGGGTCTGCTCCAGGCTCGCTCCTCCACCTACTATTCGCACAGGTAAAGCGACAGGAACCCTCCCAGGCCTTGCCTAGAGACTCCTCTAAGGTTTCTGCTTCCAGGTTCCTCTTGACTCACTGGCCCCCTCCATTATTTACCTCCCTGAACCCCACTGTCTCAGGCTGAGAGTTGCTGGTGTCCCCACATTATTTGccaaataattttggaaaatattattttataaacattaaaattataattttatatattatatcatctcATTATAtggtataatataattaaaattataaaatattttataataatattttgggttttttttgtttttttaagtcaaGAAATCATTTTACCTCAGAAAGAATGTTTGTGTGGAACTAGATTAGTTCACCTCAAAAGTTTGGAGTACACCCGAATCAGTTCAACACCTTCCAGGGTTAGATTTCTGGCCattctcctcccctaccccccaaCTTTCTCAATCTGAACCAGCCTCCAGTCCTTCTCCCCATCTTGTCCCCCCATATGGGAGGCCCCAGATTCTCCCCTTCCCCATGCTCTTTTCCCTATTAGTTATTAAAGCTGCTAtataatataatctatatattatatacatatatatgtatatacacaatatatatacatatatattcctggtatatacacacataaatgtgtatacacacacacacacatatatatatataccaggtATTGTAAAAACAAGACATAAAAGTGTGTGTGCAGCGCTCAAGTTCACACAAAACCCCTCGGTTTAGCGGAATGTGGCTAGTAAACTAAATTCTAGAATCTGGAGGGCCTGCCTGTATGCACTAAAGGGATGGTTGGCCTGCAGAAGAACTGGGGGTCTTTGATGGCTGCACTGGAGAGCCAGTCAAAATAGACACCTGTGGCCTTACAAAAAGGAGGATGCCTGGAAAGCACATCTGGAGAGATTCTCTTCATGGCTTACCCCCATCTTTTATGTAAAGAGAATTTACAgtgactgggtttttttttttttaaggggcccTTTCAGTTGAATGGGCAGGATttaattgtatagatgtaccacagtttctttagccattcaccccTTGTAAGACATccaggttatttccagattctgtctattataaatagcactgttatgaacataggagtgcagagggctttattgtattgtgttcctaggtatatcatTAGGAGTGTTACTGCTAGATCataaagctcaatttccattgtTTTAAGGAATAGTCATAAAGAAACTAgtaaatctatacaatggaatgctatacagctgttagaaaaaatgaagtaaaaaatttgcctatacatggatggatatggagactattatgttgagtgaaataagtcagaaggagagataaacacagaatagtcttactcatatgtgagatttaagaaaaataaaacagtataataataataataataattataatacccGGAGACAGTAGACATGAGGGccagaagcttatcacaaagagtggtaagtgcagttagatcaataactacactaacaactatcatgacaatggtagtgaatgagagaaatagaatgcctgactctaatacaggcagggggtggggaaggagggaaatgggggacaatggtggtggaaaagttgcacttGTGAAGAGGGGGTGctcattttatggctaaaacccaattatgaacatatttgtaatcatggtgcttaaataaagaaattatatggataaaaaaagaaaagggcaggatttcacacatttttcttaacagcattggtttttattttttgggggaggggacacacccagcagtgctcaggtattactcctggctcagaaatcgcttctggcatgctcgggggaccata contains:
- the ASTE1 gene encoding protein asteroid homolog 1, producing MGIRGLTSFVEDHSNELFTDVKFWNSKLIIDGYSLFYRLCFSSHLELQYGGDYDSFADVVQDFFESLFTCHIYPYVVLDGGCDPSDKKLLTLMDRVREKVQAAHMLSVGRGQCVGPLLIREVFIQVLIKLQVPFIQCFSEADRDIMTLANHWNCPVLSSDSDFFISDLKTGFFPLNSFQWTNMNSIKNTRDYYIPAKWFSVNAFCHCFTINRALLPLFGVLCGNDHVRLPVLETKFSKGHFSLGSPKGRKHQRILAVLNWLSQFVDPTIALDTVLKTLPKKDREHVKKLLCRSMEEYQQSPVRLQDFFQDGTYTCPEAQALGLPNWVLAALAKGQLAPFISDALVLRRTFLQPQVENTQRENAHKVSQSIRQTIYGLLFCKPQGASPPKTLACSEVERINRNIKLSVLGPAVLPEEYSDLSRLVELSLARRWMLLLETLQVEQTVLEPIPALLKLPIAVTCYWLQQPEVKVQLHYLQALLLGMLLGPVQATLDNPGRCESMLPEDGAKKLYSELQSVKARAWRGEKLDLSVCHAFCQWQCCLQMGLYLNQLLSNPLPEPDLTRVYSGSLVHELCRQLLLSTSVESVLSVCPEAKRLYELLFNAAKFYAPAELFLPKSKANPKKKRSKKQGTRRSKNKTGNLSDSQSYYNGSNRFRILTAESLEDRIEAVELK